The genome window GCGCGTTCGCGATGTCCTCGTTCGGGGACAGCACCGCCACCCCGACCGCGGAGACATGCTCGGGCGCCGAGCCCACGAACTGCAGCACTGCGTCGATGTCATGGATCATGAGGTCCGACACCACGTCGATGTCGAGCGAGCGGGGCTGGAACAGCGCCAGTCGATGGCCCTCGATGAACTTGGCTTCGCGCACGTGGGGACGCGCCGCCAGCAGCGCGGGATTGAAGCGCTCGACCTGCCCGACCTGAAGCAACCGACCGGCGCGCTCGGCGGTCGCGATCATCGAATCAGCCTCGACGACGGTGACCGCCATCGGCTTCTCGACCAGCACGTGACAGCCGGCCGACAGTGCACGCTCGGTCGCCGCGCGGTGCGCGATCGTCGGCACCGCGACCGAGATCGCGTCGCAGCCGGCGAGCAGCGCGTCCGGCGTTTCGAACGCGCGCACGCCGTGCGCGAGCGCGACGGCGGCGGCGCGATCGGCACGCTCGTCGAACACTCCGACCAGCTCCACGTCGACGCCGCGCCCGTAGAGGTCGTGGTAGACGCGTGCGTGTTTCTCGCCCCACGCTCCGACTCCCCACACCCCGGCCCGCACCTTCATGCCGCCTCCTTCACCGGTGGATCGCTCGATCCGTGCCGGCGACGCCGACTACCGAGTGATGCCCCGCGCCGAGGTTTCGACGAAGTGCGCGAGGCGTTCGATCTCGGCGATTTCGCCGAGCTCACCGCGCATCTGCGCGACGGCCTGCGCCGCGGTGAGCCCGCGCCGGAAAAGCAACCGGTAGGCCTTCTCGAGCGCCTGAATGCTCGCGGCGCTCACTGCGCGGCGCTCGAGTCCGATCGAATTCAGTCCCGCCATGCGCGGCGGATTGCCGGCGACCTTCACGAACGGCGCGACGTCCTGCGAGATGCGTGAGCCACCGCCGATCATGCAATGGGTGCCGATGCGCACGAACTGATGCACCACCGATCCGCCACCCACGATCGCCCAGTCCTCGATCAGCACGTAGCCCGCGAACTGCACGGCGTTCGCGACGATCACATGGTCGCCGAGCTGGCAATTGTGCGCCACGTGCGAGTACGCCATCAGCAGGCAGTGGCTGCCGATCCGGGTCGTCGCTTCGGGTTCAGTGGCGAGATTTGCGGTCATGTACTCCCGGCATTCGGTCTGATCTCCCACCACCAAGTAGGAGCGCTCGCCCTTGTACTTGAGATCCTGCGGCGCGCTGCCGAGCACCGCGCCGTGATGGATGCGACACTCCCGTCCGATCGTGGTCCACCCGGCGAGCAGGGCGTGCGATCCGATGGTGGTGCCGTCGCCGATCGTGACGTGGGGTCCGATCACCGCACCGGGACCGACCGTCACGCCGATGCCGAGCTGCGCGGCGGGGTCCACGAACGCCCCGGAGTGAACCTGAGTGGCGACCGTCACGTGGCGCGCCGGTCCACGATCATCGCGAGCAATTCGGCCTCCGCAACCAGCTGCCCGTCCACGAAGGCCTCGCCGCGAATCTTCGCGGTGCCCTTCTTCTGTTTGATCAGCGTGAGCACGAAGCGCAGCTGGTCGCCCGGCGTCACCGGGCGGCGGAACTTCGCCTTGTCGATGCCCATGAAGTACATGAGCTTGCCCTCGGGACTCTCGACCGAGTGCAACAGCAACATTCCGCCCACCTGTGCCATCGCCTCGAGGATCAGCACCGCGGGCATGATCGGATGGCCCGGGAAATGACCCTGGAAGAACGGCTCGTTGATGGTGACGTTCTTGATCCCCTCGGCTCCGTGTCCCTCGTCGAGTCGCGTGATGCGGTCCACGAGCAGGAATGGATAGCGGTGCGGGAGCAGATCCATGATCGCGGTGATGTCCCACTCCTCGGGCGCCGCTCCGGGGCGGCGGCCGGGCAGCGGCAGCACCTCGCGCACGCGCTTGACGAACGCGACGTGACTCTGATGGCCGGAACGATGCGCGATGACGTGCCCCTGCACCGGCCCTCCGAGCAGCATCAG of Candidatus Eisenbacteria bacterium contains these proteins:
- the lpxA gene encoding acyl-ACP--UDP-N-acetylglucosamine O-acyltransferase, with translation MTVATQVHSGAFVDPAAQLGIGVTVGPGAVIGPHVTIGDGTTIGSHALLAGWTTIGRECRIHHGAVLGSAPQDLKYKGERSYLVVGDQTECREYMTANLATEPEATTRIGSHCLLMAYSHVAHNCQLGDHVIVANAVQFAGYVLIEDWAIVGGGSVVHQFVRIGTHCMIGGGSRISQDVAPFVKVAGNPPRMAGLNSIGLERRAVSAASIQALEKAYRLLFRRGLTAAQAVAQMRGELGEIAEIERLAHFVETSARGITR
- a CDS encoding Gfo/Idh/MocA family oxidoreductase; the protein is MKVRAGVWGVGAWGEKHARVYHDLYGRGVDVELVGVFDERADRAAAVALAHGVRAFETPDALLAGCDAISVAVPTIAHRAATERALSAGCHVLVEKPMAVTVVEADSMIATAERAGRLLQVGQVERFNPALLAARPHVREAKFIEGHRLALFQPRSLDIDVVSDLMIHDIDAVLQFVGSAPEHVSAVGVAVLSPNEDIANARLEWANGCVANLTASRVSQERLRRIRFFTSETYVSVDLFEKTGELVRVDLETVRRLIGMARAAGIGGSGDASGVPAGPIASLPGITRSSLDVAPGEPLRLELEAFVRSIRGGGEGAASAWAGREALRVAEAVRDSMKRRAVQWSTT